One part of the Blastocatellia bacterium genome encodes these proteins:
- a CDS encoding DUF296 domain-containing protein, which yields MKIRRNETGFLVVLDAGDEMIASLRKLAEAERIGEASFTAIGAVRDVVLGYIALETKSYLRRELGPDSMELVSAIGNLARLDGEPVVHCHATVGDREMRVYGGHLFQAVVSVTVEIFLRVYDGEISRRYDPASGANTIQL from the coding sequence ATGAAGATACGACGCAACGAGACAGGCTTTCTGGTGGTGCTCGACGCGGGCGACGAGATGATCGCGTCGCTCAGGAAGCTGGCCGAGGCCGAGCGCATCGGCGAAGCCTCGTTTACCGCTATCGGCGCGGTGCGCGATGTCGTGCTCGGCTACATTGCGCTGGAAACCAAGAGCTATCTGCGCCGCGAGCTGGGCCCGGATTCGATGGAGCTGGTGTCGGCCATCGGCAATCTGGCGCGCCTGGATGGCGAGCCGGTGGTGCATTGTCACGCGACGGTCGGCGACCGCGAGATGCGCGTCTATGGCGGCCACCTGTTTCAAGCGGTGGTGTCGGTGACGGTCGAGATTTTCCTGCGCGTCTATGACGGCGAGATCAGCCGCCGCTATGACCCGGCGAGCGGCGCGAACACCATTCAACTTTGA
- a CDS encoding putative LPS assembly protein LptD → MKCLSKVFAAALCGLLMAAVGAASAQAADALPGLGRVRIAQSPPDAQQSEDQQTKQEKKRERRERQQQDAPKDAATPPPADKPATPKINTEFGDTVEIIADNQTKTGDLFVYEGYVNATLGEIRLQADHVIFNGTTGDMTAEGNVIFDQGADQRVTARRAEINWKTRRGTFWETTGFTNRTQTGEYIFFTAARVEKTGVATYELYDADVTACEDVVPKWGFHARRAELKMGDRITLHNSVFHIKTLPAFVLPYAWIPATRKERKSGFLLPSTGTSTQKGRTLKLAYYQTLGDSADITIRTDVYTQRGLGFGAEFRAQTDERSYMRIGIFAVKDRLFGPAGPSQGGTAFVGEGQQYLPHGWVAVGNVSLVTNLQFRQVFSDDISQIIDPRRESTFYAYNNTPNFSFNFLAKNETTTLFRPSRDAANVGGGSNFDIRIRQAPQIDMTFYPRRVFDSLPIYLSFDASLGALKRQEVVDSSDVLATPAAVQRFDFQPRLTVALATIAGIAITPSLSFRETYYTSSLDPTVPAFDPDRFATSLADQRFDPTSTTYDPLVRLFDLGTQNRVLNDSQSRHYTELAVDIRPPALAKTYTNDDGSPRFKHLIEPLLTYRLIRGVGDEFNRIIRFDERDAVANTNEFEYGMVNRFYTRRSSADVYQKRGKRRRSVAADMKPVGPGQRDKANKKNKKNRAPDDQSAPDKPPVTTDAAAQTADATAKRLELERGQSTEMTHGGETRAQRNNAPDGRDDFNGGKTTNDKRSKADAADAANDAASAADADAPPAPSAASNEDAPAQAYEFLTVKVAQKYFIDRTFGGALIEGQRNQFYPINTLSGFTFGGRARSFSPVNVAVHYRPLSSVYADLRMDVGAEDGAVRDVIVGGGYRAEKFAVSADYYLSRRIEIAPNSFEPGTFPGNAVDVGVEFGDGLRGWYGGTRVSYDFTDRFLSAEQVSKGRLLRSRSYVGHAWDCCGVQFNYGTFKAGLRNESAFSFTFTLAGLGTLGTDQFGGAGTSRKAKKRLGNNNDF, encoded by the coding sequence ATGAAGTGTTTGTCAAAGGTGTTTGCCGCCGCGCTGTGCGGGTTGCTGATGGCCGCTGTCGGCGCGGCCTCCGCGCAGGCCGCCGACGCCTTGCCGGGCCTCGGCAGAGTGCGGATCGCACAGAGCCCGCCCGACGCTCAGCAGTCAGAAGATCAGCAGACGAAGCAAGAGAAAAAGCGCGAGCGGCGCGAGCGCCAGCAGCAGGACGCCCCCAAAGATGCGGCGACGCCACCGCCCGCCGACAAGCCTGCCACTCCGAAGATCAACACCGAGTTCGGTGATACGGTCGAGATCATCGCCGACAACCAGACTAAGACCGGCGACCTGTTCGTCTATGAAGGCTACGTCAACGCGACGCTCGGCGAGATACGCTTGCAGGCCGACCACGTCATCTTCAACGGCACCACCGGCGATATGACCGCCGAAGGCAACGTCATCTTCGATCAGGGCGCCGACCAGCGGGTCACCGCGCGCCGCGCCGAGATCAACTGGAAGACGCGGCGCGGCACCTTCTGGGAGACCACAGGCTTTACCAACCGCACGCAGACCGGCGAATACATCTTCTTCACGGCGGCGCGCGTCGAGAAGACCGGCGTGGCGACGTACGAGCTTTATGACGCGGACGTGACGGCGTGCGAAGACGTCGTGCCCAAGTGGGGCTTCCATGCGCGCCGCGCCGAATTGAAGATGGGCGACCGCATCACGCTGCACAACTCGGTCTTTCACATCAAGACGCTGCCGGCATTCGTGCTGCCCTACGCCTGGATACCGGCGACGCGCAAAGAGCGCAAGTCGGGATTCCTGTTGCCTTCGACCGGCACCTCGACGCAGAAGGGGCGGACGCTGAAGCTGGCTTACTATCAAACCCTCGGCGATTCAGCCGACATCACGATCCGCACGGATGTCTACACGCAGCGCGGGCTCGGATTCGGGGCCGAGTTTCGCGCCCAGACCGACGAGCGCTCTTACATGCGGATCGGCATCTTTGCCGTCAAAGACCGCTTGTTCGGGCCTGCCGGGCCGAGCCAGGGCGGCACCGCGTTTGTCGGCGAAGGCCAGCAGTACTTGCCGCATGGGTGGGTCGCCGTCGGCAATGTGTCTCTGGTTACAAATCTGCAATTCCGCCAGGTCTTCAGCGACGACATCAGTCAGATCATTGACCCGCGCCGCGAATCGACGTTTTACGCCTACAACAACACGCCGAACTTCAGCTTCAACTTCCTGGCGAAGAACGAAACGACGACGCTCTTTCGCCCGAGCCGCGATGCGGCCAACGTCGGCGGCGGCAGCAATTTTGACATTCGCATTCGACAAGCGCCGCAGATCGATATGACCTTTTACCCGCGCCGCGTCTTTGACTCGCTGCCGATCTACCTGTCATTCGACGCCAGCCTCGGCGCGCTCAAGCGCCAGGAGGTCGTTGACAGCAGCGATGTGCTGGCGACGCCGGCTGCCGTGCAGCGCTTTGACTTTCAGCCACGGCTGACGGTGGCGCTGGCGACCATCGCCGGCATCGCCATCACGCCGAGCTTGAGCTTTCGTGAGACATATTACACAAGCAGCCTCGACCCGACGGTGCCGGCGTTCGACCCCGACCGCTTCGCCACGTCGCTCGCCGACCAGCGCTTTGACCCGACCAGCACGACCTATGATCCGCTGGTGCGTTTGTTCGACCTGGGGACGCAGAATCGTGTGCTCAACGACAGCCAGTCGCGTCACTACACGGAGCTTGCCGTAGACATTCGCCCGCCGGCGCTCGCCAAGACCTATACCAACGACGATGGCTCGCCGCGCTTCAAGCACTTGATCGAGCCGCTGCTCACCTACCGCTTGATTCGCGGCGTCGGCGACGAGTTCAACCGCATCATCCGCTTCGACGAACGCGACGCCGTCGCCAACACCAACGAGTTCGAATACGGCATGGTGAATCGCTTCTACACGCGGCGCAGCTCGGCGGATGTCTATCAGAAGCGCGGCAAGCGGCGGCGCTCGGTCGCAGCGGATATGAAGCCGGTCGGCCCCGGCCAGCGCGACAAGGCGAACAAGAAGAACAAGAAGAACCGCGCGCCCGACGATCAAAGCGCGCCTGACAAACCGCCCGTCACCACGGACGCGGCGGCGCAAACGGCTGACGCGACGGCAAAGCGGCTTGAGCTTGAGCGCGGCCAGTCAACTGAAATGACGCATGGCGGCGAGACCCGCGCCCAGCGCAACAACGCGCCGGACGGGCGCGACGATTTTAATGGCGGCAAGACCACAAACGACAAGCGGAGCAAAGCCGACGCCGCCGACGCAGCCAATGACGCCGCCAGCGCCGCAGACGCGGACGCGCCGCCGGCGCCAAGCGCGGCGAGCAACGAAGACGCCCCGGCGCAGGCTTATGAATTTCTGACCGTCAAGGTGGCGCAAAAATATTTCATTGATCGCACCTTCGGCGGCGCGCTCATCGAAGGCCAGCGCAATCAGTTCTACCCCATCAACACGTTATCGGGGTTTACCTTCGGCGGGCGGGCGCGCAGCTTCTCGCCGGTCAACGTCGCCGTGCATTACCGCCCGCTGTCGAGCGTCTATGCCGACCTGCGTATGGATGTCGGCGCCGAAGACGGGGCGGTGCGCGATGTGATTGTCGGCGGCGGCTATCGCGCCGAGAAGTTCGCGGTGTCGGCAGATTATTACCTGTCGCGGCGCATCGAGATCGCTCCGAACAGCTTTGAGCCGGGAACCTTTCCGGGCAACGCCGTGGATGTCGGCGTGGAGTTCGGCGATGGCTTGCGCGGATGGTATGGCGGCACGCGCGTCAGCTATGATTTTACCGACCGCTTCCTGAGTGCCGAGCAGGTTTCGAAAGGCCGGCTGCTGCGCTCACGCAGTTACGTCGGCCATGCGTGGGACTGTTGCGGCGTGCAGTTCAACTATGGCACGTTCAAGGCGGGCCTGAGAAACGAGAGCGCCTTTTCCTTCACCTTCACGCTCGCCGGTCTCGGCACGCTTGGCACAGACCAGTTCGGCGGCGCCGGCACCAGCCGCAAGGCTAAGAAGCGCCTCGGCAACAACAACGATTTCTAG
- a CDS encoding glycosyltransferase family 39 protein, with protein MTTALQEIQEEENSTAAVTRRRRHGLALAALLGMVAIAFFFGLGQLSLLGPDEPRFAEVAREMFTTGDYITPRVAGAPAFDKPALLYWAIAGAFRLFGVNEFAARLPSALAALACVAFLYHAVARTLSARLAWVIAATLATNVFFIGFSRAVIMDMTFTATVAVALLSIYLCAMSVGRERLFYWLIAAAAAGLSVLAKGLIGILLIAGIAIIAYGLTRRPQALGWRAWAAGFVIFIAVVSLWYVPVTITNGHAFVDDFIIKHHFRRFLTNRYQHPQPFWFFPAVTLAGLLPWTFFLLPAMTRLRRIKPRSGERQDALLTLAWAWLLAPLIFFSISQSKLPSYILPAFPALAIIVGVEIERFWRGARDRLLQVAAWLTAASAIALSIALPVYLRREALLGFDSHAIFYVAPLMLALLTATAMAIGKRRAVVIGASVTLLSLVVGATISLLPHLNETEGLKRLSLAVAAELRPGEKMTFYQNKNYAPVFYGAGRAVTSPERGEGLNSFELREVVAALASEASLIVITTAGNQSVFTNNPRFDAELIGQQGNHRALRVRLAQPDNASE; from the coding sequence ATGACGACGGCGCTTCAGGAAATTCAAGAGGAAGAAAACTCGACGGCCGCTGTCACGCGCCGCCGGCGGCACGGCTTGGCGCTGGCGGCGCTGCTCGGCATGGTGGCTATCGCCTTCTTTTTCGGGCTCGGACAATTGTCGCTGCTCGGCCCCGACGAGCCGCGCTTTGCCGAAGTCGCGCGCGAGATGTTCACCACCGGCGATTACATCACGCCGCGCGTCGCCGGCGCGCCGGCTTTCGATAAGCCGGCGTTGCTCTACTGGGCCATTGCCGGCGCGTTCCGCTTGTTTGGCGTCAATGAGTTTGCGGCGCGATTGCCATCGGCGCTGGCGGCGCTCGCCTGCGTGGCGTTCCTTTATCACGCCGTTGCTCGAACCCTATCCGCGCGGCTCGCATGGGTCATCGCCGCGACGCTGGCGACGAACGTCTTCTTCATCGGCTTTTCGCGCGCCGTCATCATGGACATGACGTTTACGGCGACGGTCGCCGTGGCGCTGCTGAGCATCTATCTTTGCGCGATGAGCGTGGGGCGCGAGCGGCTGTTTTACTGGCTGATCGCCGCCGCCGCCGCGGGATTGTCGGTGCTGGCGAAAGGGCTGATCGGCATCCTGCTGATTGCCGGCATCGCGATCATCGCCTACGGCCTGACGCGCCGGCCTCAAGCGTTGGGCTGGCGCGCATGGGCCGCAGGCTTTGTAATTTTCATCGCCGTCGTGTCGCTGTGGTATGTGCCGGTGACGATTACCAACGGCCATGCCTTTGTAGACGATTTCATCATCAAGCATCACTTCCGGCGCTTCCTGACGAACCGCTATCAGCACCCGCAGCCCTTCTGGTTTTTTCCGGCGGTGACGCTTGCGGGGCTGCTGCCGTGGACATTTTTTCTGCTACCGGCAATGACGCGGCTGCGACGTATCAAGCCGCGCAGCGGCGAACGTCAAGACGCGCTGCTGACGCTGGCGTGGGCATGGCTGCTCGCGCCGCTGATCTTTTTTTCGATCTCGCAATCGAAGCTGCCGAGCTACATCCTGCCGGCGTTCCCGGCGCTGGCCATCATCGTCGGAGTCGAGATCGAGCGCTTCTGGCGCGGCGCGCGCGACCGTTTGCTTCAGGTCGCCGCGTGGCTGACGGCGGCAAGCGCCATCGCCTTAAGCATCGCCCTGCCGGTCTATCTGCGACGAGAGGCGCTGCTCGGCTTTGACTCCCATGCAATCTTTTACGTCGCGCCGCTGATGCTGGCGCTGCTGACAGCGACGGCAATGGCCATTGGCAAGCGGCGCGCAGTAGTGATTGGCGCATCCGTAACCCTCCTGAGCTTAGTAGTCGGGGCTACAATCTCACTGCTGCCGCATTTGAACGAGACGGAAGGACTGAAGCGGCTGTCGCTCGCGGTCGCCGCTGAGTTGCGACCCGGCGAGAAGATGACGTTTTATCAGAACAAGAATTATGCGCCGGTCTTTTATGGCGCGGGGCGCGCTGTCACCAGCCCTGAGCGCGGCGAAGGCTTGAACTCGTTCGAGCTTCGGGAAGTCGTCGCGGCGCTCGCAAGCGAGGCCAGCTTGATCGTCATCACCACGGCGGGCAATCAATCGGTGTTTACGAACAATCCGCGGTTTGATGCCGAGTTGATCGGCCAGCAAGGCAATCATCGAGCCTTGCGTGTGCGGCTGGCTCAACCTGACAACGCATCTGAATGA
- a CDS encoding nucleotidyltransferase domain-containing protein, whose protein sequence is MAETQNAAALAALEAPPEIRAAIARLGDDLARAAGTNLAGLILYGGLARGRYRPGKSDINIVVLLNDTQASALAAIAPTLRAAWRAWRVEPFVIRPAEVARLSVTFPTKLLDIARHHLVLAGANPFADIQVSRQQIRLRIEQGLRNSELRLRRRYLSIFDDTQSLATTLAEVAASLKVDFAAMLQLANRDAPSEATSAAVLEAAAEAFDLDRATLARIAALRREADPSDDLPALYDRALAVIARAAEIVSAME, encoded by the coding sequence ATGGCCGAAACGCAGAACGCCGCGGCGCTCGCGGCACTCGAAGCGCCGCCAGAGATTCGCGCCGCCATCGCACGGCTCGGCGACGACCTGGCGCGGGCGGCGGGAACGAACCTCGCCGGCCTGATCCTTTATGGCGGGCTGGCGCGCGGCCGCTATCGCCCCGGCAAAAGCGACATCAACATCGTCGTCTTGCTTAACGACACGCAGGCATCGGCGCTCGCGGCAATCGCCCCCACCTTGCGCGCCGCGTGGCGCGCCTGGCGCGTCGAGCCGTTCGTCATTCGGCCTGCTGAAGTCGCGCGGCTCTCTGTAACCTTTCCGACAAAACTGCTCGACATCGCGCGGCATCACCTGGTGCTGGCGGGCGCCAATCCCTTTGCCGACATTCAAGTGTCACGCCAGCAGATCCGCTTGCGCATCGAACAGGGCCTGCGCAACAGCGAGCTGCGCTTGCGGCGGCGTTATCTTTCTATCTTTGACGACACGCAATCGCTGGCGACGACGCTTGCCGAGGTGGCCGCGTCGCTCAAGGTCGACTTCGCCGCGATGTTACAACTGGCGAATCGAGACGCGCCGTCAGAAGCGACTTCCGCAGCCGTCTTAGAGGCTGCCGCCGAGGCGTTTGATCTTGACCGCGCGACGCTGGCGCGCATCGCCGCGTTGCGCCGCGAAGCCGATCCGTCTGATGATCTGCCGGCGCTCTACGACCGCGCGCTTGCGGTGATCGCTCGCGCCGCGGAGATTGTTTCAGCGATGGAGTGA
- a CDS encoding TIGR04222 domain-containing membrane protein produces the protein MMVLLQINPLDMPGPQFLKLYVVLMIVAAILARLLKRALVSPRWSDQRHINLDPYEAAYLRGGARQAIDAAIAMLAQRQLLKVSRSAHTVSTSGPLPAGAHWFEQAVHHTISPTSARQINDIRSSSLLTPHTDRLASQLQQWGLIPGHQHWITARTVSGLLMLAVLLLGVVKVFVGVSRNRPVGFLVFLCIVTGIITLVVINSRPARTRLGDQALTQLRGESAALQMAARTRPERLASGDVALAIGLFGIEALAFTNDSWSDLKAALRPPVSTGGSSSSSGCGSSCGSSSCGGGCGGGCGGCGG, from the coding sequence ATGATGGTGCTACTTCAAATCAACCCGCTCGACATGCCCGGCCCGCAATTCCTGAAGCTCTACGTTGTCTTGATGATTGTCGCGGCCATCCTTGCGCGGCTGCTCAAGCGGGCGCTCGTCAGCCCGCGCTGGTCAGACCAGCGCCACATCAATCTCGATCCGTACGAAGCGGCCTACCTGCGCGGCGGCGCGCGACAGGCGATTGACGCCGCCATCGCCATGCTGGCGCAGCGGCAGTTGCTTAAAGTGTCACGCTCGGCGCACACGGTTTCGACGAGCGGGCCGCTGCCGGCGGGCGCGCATTGGTTTGAGCAGGCCGTGCATCACACCATCTCGCCGACCAGCGCGCGGCAGATCAACGACATTCGCTCGTCGTCACTGTTGACGCCGCATACAGACCGCCTCGCCTCGCAGTTGCAGCAATGGGGCTTGATTCCCGGCCACCAGCACTGGATCACAGCGCGCACGGTTTCAGGGTTGCTGATGCTGGCGGTGCTGTTGCTCGGCGTCGTCAAAGTTTTCGTCGGCGTCTCGCGCAACCGGCCCGTCGGGTTCTTGGTTTTCCTCTGCATCGTCACAGGGATCATCACGCTGGTCGTGATCAACTCGCGACCGGCGCGCACGCGGCTGGGCGATCAGGCGCTGACCCAGCTTCGCGGTGAAAGCGCCGCCTTGCAGATGGCGGCGCGCACGCGGCCCGAACGGTTGGCGAGCGGCGATGTGGCGCTGGCCATCGGCTTATTCGGTATCGAGGCGCTGGCCTTCACCAATGACTCGTGGTCGGACTTGAAAGCCGCCTTGCGACCGCCGGTCTCCACGGGCGGCAGTTCTTCGAGCAGCGGCTGCGGCAGCAGTTGTGGCAGTAGCAGTTGCGGCGGTGGCTGCGGCGGCGGTTGCGGCGGCTGCGGCGGATGA
- a CDS encoding DUF692 domain-containing protein, producing MNPQTQLSKIGIGWRPELALMIERDPQIDFIEVVAENISPDDIPRPLLNLKERGATIIPHGTGLSLGSAEPLDLKRLAHLARLAERLGSPFVSEHVAFVRAAGRDSGHLLPLPRTRAALDVLAENILEAQAALPVPLALENIATLFEWPGAEMSEAAFITAALERTNARLLLDVANLYANARNHGWDAAAYLDGLPLGRLAYVHIAGGVAHHRLYHDTHAHPTPRGALALLEQLSARAHLPVVLLERDDHFPVEAELRAELDAIAAAIERGAQRRSSPRAALLPQTMNGHV from the coding sequence ATGAATCCTCAAACGCAACTTTCTAAAATCGGCATCGGCTGGCGGCCAGAGCTGGCGTTGATGATCGAGCGCGACCCGCAGATCGATTTCATCGAGGTCGTTGCCGAAAACATCTCGCCCGACGACATCCCGCGTCCGCTCCTGAACCTTAAAGAGCGCGGCGCGACGATCATCCCGCACGGCACCGGCCTGTCGCTCGGCTCGGCTGAACCGCTCGACCTAAAACGACTCGCGCATCTGGCGCGGCTCGCCGAAAGGCTCGGCTCTCCCTTCGTCAGCGAGCACGTCGCTTTTGTGCGCGCCGCCGGACGCGATAGCGGCCACCTGTTGCCGCTGCCGCGCACCCGTGCCGCGCTCGACGTGCTTGCCGAAAACATCCTTGAAGCTCAAGCCGCGCTGCCCGTGCCGCTCGCCTTAGAAAACATCGCCACGCTGTTCGAGTGGCCCGGCGCGGAAATGAGTGAAGCGGCATTCATCACCGCCGCGCTCGAACGGACCAACGCGCGGCTGCTGCTCGACGTAGCCAACCTCTATGCCAACGCGCGCAATCACGGTTGGGATGCGGCGGCTTATCTTGATGGCCTGCCGCTCGGGCGGCTGGCTTATGTTCACATTGCCGGCGGCGTCGCGCACCATCGGCTCTACCACGACACGCACGCGCACCCGACGCCGCGGGGGGCGCTCGCGCTGCTCGAACAGCTCAGCGCCCGCGCTCACTTGCCCGTGGTGTTGCTCGAACGCGACGACCACTTTCCCGTGGAGGCCGAGCTGCGCGCCGAGCTTGACGCCATCGCAGCGGCCATCGAGCGCGGCGCACAACGGCGCTCATCGCCGCGCGCCGCCTTATTGCCGCAAACCATGAATGGCCATGTCTGA
- a CDS encoding type II secretion system F family protein, with protein MAEYVCRLGTPTGEIITRTIEATAERELRTKLEREGFRVFSVATGGSAGLRRAIGGESRGHKIKTEDFLLFNQQLSALLRAGLPILQAIGILRKRVPNERLRLVLEDIEEKVRSGQALSQAFAAQGDTFPRIYVASILAGERSGSLDEVLLRYVSYQKTITEARRKIKKSLTYPAVLFSASILLVMVLSTYVIPQFMKLYAGQEGNLPVVTTTVVAVADFISGNLTWLIPTVIGTAIFLLFWRRTPTGRLWIDQWTLRLPVAGETVRMLTIAQFTRSLATLLAGGITLPESVEIASESITNRALRLSSAGVLTGIREGRPFTESLEASGWVSELALDMIGVGERSGALREMLDEVANFYDGEVEVRLNTITTFIEPIILIFMGSLVMTILLAMYLPLFNMIGNLSGGRG; from the coding sequence ATGGCTGAATACGTTTGCCGTTTAGGCACGCCCACAGGCGAGATCATTACTCGCACCATCGAAGCGACTGCCGAGCGCGAGCTGCGCACGAAGCTTGAGCGCGAAGGCTTCCGCGTCTTTTCGGTTGCCACGGGCGGCTCGGCGGGATTGCGCCGGGCGATTGGCGGCGAATCGCGCGGCCACAAGATCAAGACGGAAGACTTCTTGCTCTTCAACCAGCAGCTCTCGGCGCTGCTGCGCGCCGGCCTGCCGATCTTGCAAGCCATCGGCATCCTGCGCAAGCGCGTGCCCAATGAGCGTTTGCGGCTGGTGCTGGAAGACATCGAAGAGAAAGTACGCAGCGGCCAGGCGCTGTCGCAAGCCTTCGCGGCGCAGGGCGACACCTTCCCGCGCATCTACGTCGCTTCGATCCTTGCCGGCGAGCGCTCCGGCTCGCTCGACGAAGTGCTGCTGCGCTACGTCAGCTATCAGAAGACGATCACCGAAGCGCGGCGCAAGATCAAAAAGTCGCTCACCTATCCGGCGGTGCTCTTCAGCGCCTCGATCCTGCTGGTGATGGTGCTGTCGACGTACGTCATCCCGCAGTTCATGAAGCTTTACGCCGGACAGGAAGGCAACCTGCCGGTGGTGACGACGACGGTGGTGGCGGTCGCCGACTTTATCAGCGGCAATCTGACCTGGCTGATTCCGACGGTCATCGGCACGGCGATCTTTCTGCTCTTCTGGCGGCGCACGCCGACCGGGCGCTTGTGGATTGACCAGTGGACATTGAGGCTGCCGGTTGCCGGCGAGACCGTCAGGATGCTGACCATCGCGCAGTTCACGCGCAGCCTGGCGACGCTGCTCGCCGGCGGCATCACGCTGCCGGAGTCTGTAGAGATTGCCAGCGAATCGATCACCAACCGCGCGCTCAGGCTATCGAGCGCCGGGGTGCTGACCGGCATTCGCGAAGGCCGGCCGTTTACCGAGAGCCTCGAAGCCTCGGGCTGGGTCAGCGAGCTGGCCCTCGACATGATCGGCGTCGGCGAGCGCAGCGGCGCGCTGCGCGAGATGCTTGACGAAGTCGCCAACTTTTATGACGGCGAAGTCGAAGTCCGATTAAACACCATCACGACCTTTATCGAGCCGATCATCCTCATCTTCATGGGCAGCCTGGTGATGACGATTCTGCTGGCGATGTACCTGCCGCTGTTCAATATGATCGGCAACCTGAGCGGCGGACGCGGATAG
- a CDS encoding GspE/PulE family protein, whose product MTQEEIAARERARRYRLRFIDLKSEEPAYHLIHELPVELMVRHSFVPMQREGDLLYVAMADPTNLAVIDEIEAQLHCRLKAGVATAAAVEEALKRGDTASRMLQDATAGFRSERLALVRETDQGEEVLDMDRLTGDEEMSPIIKLVYTVVLNALERRASDIHIETRDADVLVKYRIDGALYRAADPIDISHHQTIIQRIKVMSELDIAERRVPQDGRFRIMLRGRKIDFRVSIMPAVHGENCVIRILDKEQINEEFRDLNLDVVGFAPQDLKKFRKFIAEPYGMVLVTGPTGSGKTTTLYAGLNEIKNEEDKIITIEDPVEYQLVGVTQIPVNEKKGLTFARGLRSILRHDPDKIMVGEIRDSETAQIAIQSALTGHLVFTTVHANNVIDVIGRFLNMGVEPYNFVSSLNCVLAQRLVRMLCVHCKRAYRPVEQELSESGLNPEKYGDQVFYNAVGCEVCNFTGYRGRTAIHELLDVTDHIREIILERRPGSEVRRAARAEGLTSLRESALAKVFLGVTTLHEINRVTFVE is encoded by the coding sequence ATGACTCAGGAAGAGATCGCGGCGCGCGAGCGGGCGCGGCGCTATCGCCTGCGTTTCATAGACCTCAAGAGCGAAGAGCCGGCTTATCACCTGATCCATGAGCTGCCCGTCGAGCTGATGGTGCGCCACAGCTTCGTGCCTATGCAGCGCGAAGGCGACCTGCTCTACGTCGCGATGGCCGACCCGACCAACCTCGCGGTCATCGATGAGATCGAAGCGCAACTGCACTGCCGCCTGAAGGCCGGCGTGGCGACCGCTGCTGCCGTCGAAGAGGCGCTCAAGCGCGGCGACACGGCGTCGCGCATGCTGCAAGACGCCACCGCCGGCTTCCGCTCGGAGCGCCTGGCGCTGGTGCGCGAGACCGACCAGGGCGAAGAAGTTCTCGACATGGATCGGCTGACCGGCGACGAAGAGATGTCGCCCATCATCAAGCTGGTCTACACGGTCGTGCTGAACGCGCTTGAGCGGCGCGCTTCCGATATTCACATCGAAACGCGCGACGCCGACGTGCTGGTCAAGTACCGCATCGACGGCGCGCTCTACCGCGCCGCCGACCCCATTGATATTTCGCACCACCAGACGATCATTCAGCGCATCAAGGTGATGTCGGAGCTCGACATCGCCGAGCGCCGCGTGCCGCAGGACGGACGTTTCCGCATCATGCTGCGCGGGCGCAAGATTGACTTCCGCGTATCGATCATGCCGGCGGTGCATGGCGAGAACTGCGTCATCCGTATTCTCGACAAAGAGCAGATCAACGAAGAGTTCCGCGACCTCAACCTTGATGTCGTCGGCTTCGCGCCGCAGGACTTGAAGAAGTTTCGCAAGTTCATCGCCGAGCCTTACGGCATGGTGCTGGTGACGGGGCCGACGGGGTCGGGCAAGACGACGACGCTCTACGCCGGGCTGAACGAGATCAAGAACGAAGAAGACAAAATCATCACCATCGAAGACCCGGTCGAATATCAACTGGTGGGCGTCACGCAGATTCCGGTCAACGAGAAGAAGGGGCTGACCTTTGCGCGCGGCCTGCGCAGCATCCTGCGTCACGACCCCGACAAGATCATGGTCGGCGAAATCCGCGACTCCGAGACGGCGCAGATCGCCATTCAGTCGGCGCTGACCGGCCACCTGGTCTTCACCACGGTCCACGCCAACAACGTCATTGACGTGATCGGGCGCTTCCTGAACATGGGCGTCGAGCCTTACAACTTCGTGTCGTCGCTCAACTGCGTGCTGGCGCAACGGCTGGTGCGCATGCTCTGTGTGCACTGCAAGCGGGCTTATCGGCCAGTCGAGCAAGAGCTGTCGGAATCGGGCCTGAACCCGGAGAAGTATGGCGATCAGGTCTTTTATAACGCGGTCGGCTGCGAGGTCTGCAACTTCACGGGCTATCGCGGGCGTACGGCGATCCACGAGTTGCTGGATGTGACCGACCACATCCGCGAGATCATTTTGGAGCGGCGGCCCGGCTCCGAGGTGCGCCGCGCGGCGCGCGCCGAAGGCTTGACGAGCCTGCGCGAGTCGGCGCTGGCGAAAGTGTTTCTGGGCGTGACGACGCTGCACGAGATCAATCGCGTCACGTTTGTTGAATAG